From one Candidatus Micrarchaeota archaeon genomic stretch:
- a CDS encoding glycosyltransferase: MRKAQLDIDYIGKLFTVALFLVLSVAGFGFSIYLFLVSNSLFLYAIAICFLFLSIISGFFNILASYWYYKSFGYEKYIEELKSKLKPMGRLPTVSVVMPSHDEDLDMIKRNAKELTGIRYPKGKLNVFLLNDSADKDRKRELERFCKSSGINFIYRKRNTDYKAGALNHFLERSRDEFVAVFDCDEHLEDRNFLMDVLPYFQDEKIAYVQTEKRYSKGTFFSDTVDIFDAFFFKFIETARAMDNTAIFSGSCGVIRRSVIDEVGGFPKYAIEDTFFSLESDLKGYRGFYLPKVYAYGKPIYTFSQLVKQQWRYNYGDTQFVSYFLRKKEFKKQQMLAKLNYMAHGFGLNYLSVVLILFTIVSTAIVFSTLPFAHIGIIPRFTSWSDITLSVARVSALEIAELLGLFAFILSMFAPAILTKIYFKSFKKGVMVFLLNYALAVVRAKAAIAAIFNLKDRLKWNSKSEEMGSAVSAMAKARTELVFVAVLAVLGIVALMELKISGGIWLMWYAGMYSLTPLFFYKYG; the protein is encoded by the coding sequence ATGCGGAAGGCACAATTAGACATAGACTATATAGGGAAACTTTTCACCGTTGCACTCTTCCTGGTGCTCTCAGTCGCAGGCTTCGGCTTCTCCATATACCTGTTCCTCGTATCCAACAGCCTGTTCCTGTACGCAATAGCGATATGCTTCCTGTTCCTGTCAATAATATCGGGTTTCTTCAACATACTTGCATCATACTGGTACTACAAGTCCTTCGGATACGAGAAGTACATAGAGGAGCTCAAGAGCAAGCTCAAGCCGATGGGGAGGCTCCCAACCGTGAGCGTAGTGATGCCGTCGCATGACGAGGATCTCGATATGATAAAGCGCAACGCGAAGGAGCTCACTGGCATAAGGTACCCGAAGGGGAAGCTTAACGTGTTCCTGCTCAACGATTCCGCAGACAAGGACAGGAAGCGCGAGCTTGAAAGGTTCTGCAAGAGCTCAGGGATAAACTTCATATACAGGAAAAGGAACACCGACTACAAGGCAGGCGCCCTGAACCATTTCCTGGAAAGGTCCAGGGACGAGTTCGTTGCCGTTTTCGACTGCGACGAGCATCTCGAGGACAGGAACTTCCTGATGGACGTGCTTCCCTACTTCCAGGACGAGAAGATAGCATATGTGCAGACGGAGAAGAGGTACTCCAAGGGAACGTTCTTCTCCGATACTGTTGACATATTCGATGCGTTCTTCTTCAAGTTCATAGAGACGGCCAGGGCGATGGACAACACAGCCATATTCTCAGGCTCATGCGGAGTCATAAGGAGATCGGTAATAGACGAGGTCGGCGGCTTCCCGAAATACGCGATAGAGGACACCTTCTTCAGCCTGGAGAGCGACCTCAAGGGGTACAGAGGTTTCTACCTTCCGAAGGTATACGCTTATGGAAAGCCGATATACACCTTCTCGCAGCTGGTGAAGCAGCAGTGGCGATACAATTACGGCGACACGCAGTTCGTGTCCTATTTCCTGAGGAAGAAGGAGTTCAAGAAGCAGCAGATGCTCGCCAAGCTCAACTACATGGCCCACGGATTCGGGCTCAACTACCTGTCCGTCGTCCTCATACTGTTCACCATAGTCTCAACTGCGATAGTGTTCTCCACGCTGCCGTTCGCGCACATAGGCATAATACCCAGGTTCACCTCCTGGTCGGACATAACGCTATCTGTTGCAAGGGTCAGTGCGCTTGAGATAGCAGAGCTGCTCGGGCTATTCGCCTTCATACTCTCGATGTTCGCGCCGGCCATACTCACGAAGATATACTTCAAGTCGTTCAAGAAGGGCGTGATGGTTTTCCTGCTCAACTACGCGTTAGCTGTTGTCAGGGCAAAGGCCGCGATTGCGGCCATATTCAACCTGAAGGACAGGCTGAAATGGAACAGCAAGAGCGAGGAGATGGGAAGCGCCGTATCAGCAATGGCAAAGGCCAGGACGGAGCTGGTGTTCGTTGCGGTGCTTGCGGTGCTCGGCATAGTCGCCCTCATGGAGCTGAAGATATCAGGGGGCATATGGCTCATGTGGTATGCGGGTATGTATTCGCTGACTCCGCTGTTCTTCTACAAATACGGCTGA
- a CDS encoding glycosyltransferase family 2 protein, giving the protein MHGKDRISVIMPVYNEERTLRSIIERVLAQGMVDSLIIIDDHSGDSSLDIIKDMAKSDKRIAYLSNGNNMGKGYSVRRGLKLVKEGIIIIQDADLEYYPEDYGILVPEVGDGTAVLGTRIHGKKTGHEYILAKFANDVFTRELNVLYGTHLTDINTCYKIFKRSMVSDSELKEDGFLIDPEILLTIIRKGYRIKEVNIRYSGRTYKEGKKINAKDAFDQALFIFRRRLTG; this is encoded by the coding sequence ATGCATGGAAAAGACAGGATCAGCGTGATAATGCCCGTATACAACGAGGAGAGGACGCTGCGCAGCATAATAGAGAGGGTACTCGCGCAGGGAATGGTCGACAGCCTAATAATAATCGACGACCACTCCGGCGACAGCAGCCTCGACATAATAAAGGACATGGCGAAGTCCGACAAGCGGATAGCCTATCTGTCCAACGGCAACAACATGGGAAAGGGATACTCCGTAAGAAGGGGCCTCAAGCTGGTAAAGGAGGGCATAATCATAATACAGGATGCGGATCTGGAGTACTATCCAGAGGACTACGGCATACTTGTCCCGGAGGTTGGCGACGGCACCGCGGTGCTCGGGACAAGGATACACGGCAAGAAGACCGGCCACGAGTACATACTCGCGAAATTCGCGAACGACGTTTTCACCAGGGAGCTGAACGTTCTTTACGGGACGCACCTCACGGACATAAACACCTGCTACAAGATATTCAAGAGGTCGATGGTAAGCGACAGCGAGCTGAAGGAGGACGGGTTCCTGATAGACCCCGAGATACTGCTCACCATAATAAGGAAGGGCTACAGGATAAAGGAGGTAAACATAAGGTACAGCGGAAGGACCTACAAGGAGGGCAAGAAGATAAACGCGAAGGACGCATTCGACCAGGCTTTGTTCATATTCAGGAGGAGGCTAACTGGTTGA
- a CDS encoding sugar nucleotidyltransferase — translation MEIRKAIVTSAGKATRMRPISNVIPKGLLPVFKTIEGRKYPTPVIDLIIESLREAGASQLCFVVGTKGRMLTDYLFERDITFVFQKEPKGFGDAVLKAEEFANSDPFFVHADDDFMTGGYKDAASIFGDLEPDCLLFLSRVENPQGFGVVEAVHYKDMHSHKVFKVNGVQEKPENPKSDLAICGSYIFSPRIFGALRKVKSQGELQLTQGIEEIIKDGGSVYGMLLEEESWLSLGNPADYFRTLSYSYGKL, via the coding sequence ATGGAGATTAGAAAGGCGATAGTCACATCTGCGGGAAAGGCCACTAGGATGAGGCCAATATCCAACGTGATACCGAAAGGCCTGCTGCCCGTGTTCAAGACCATAGAGGGCAGGAAGTACCCCACGCCCGTGATAGACCTCATAATAGAATCGCTGAGGGAAGCGGGGGCGTCGCAGCTTTGCTTCGTAGTTGGCACGAAGGGGAGGATGCTGACCGATTACCTGTTCGAGAGGGACATAACGTTCGTCTTCCAGAAGGAGCCGAAGGGATTCGGCGACGCGGTGCTGAAAGCCGAGGAGTTCGCGAACTCCGATCCGTTTTTCGTGCATGCTGACGACGATTTCATGACAGGAGGGTACAAGGATGCAGCAAGCATATTCGGCGATCTGGAGCCGGACTGCCTGCTGTTCCTCTCAAGGGTTGAGAACCCGCAGGGGTTCGGCGTGGTCGAGGCGGTGCACTACAAGGACATGCATTCGCACAAGGTCTTCAAGGTCAATGGCGTGCAGGAAAAGCCCGAGAATCCGAAGTCGGACCTTGCAATATGCGGATCCTACATATTCTCGCCGAGGATATTCGGCGCGCTCAGGAAGGTGAAGTCCCAAGGGGAGCTGCAGCTCACGCAGGGGATAGAGGAGATCATAAAGGACGGGGGTAGCGTATACGGCATGCTGCTTGAGGAGGAGAGCTGGCTCAGCCTGGGCAACCCTGCTGATTATTTCCGGACATTGAGCTACTCCTACGGCAAACTATAA
- a CDS encoding V-type ATP synthase subunit B, with the protein MKLDIQYNTIESVAGPLVVVGKVKSAAYNEIVRIRLPTGEERLGQVLETSDRNAVVQVFGPTNGININRTSVSFLGETFMVRSSEDMLGRVFDGQGRPKDNAGLITSGERRDINGAPINPASRGMPSDFIETGISTIDGLNTLVRGQKLPIFSGSGLPHNELTAQITRQAKVKGASENFAVVFAGIGITYDDAEYFVTEFRKTGAIKRTVAFINLADDPSIERIITPRLALTTAEYLAYERGMHVLVILNDMTNYAEALRELSSAREEVPGRRGYPGYMYTDFAGIYERAGILKGKKGSITQLNVVTMPSDDVTHPIPDLTGYITEGQMFLSRELANKGIYPPINPLGSLSRLMNSGIGKGKTREDHRGVADQLYGAYSRAQDAKALSSIVGVEALGESDRLYLNIGNEFENRFIRQGAYESRDIETTLSIGWNLLSMLPDTELTRIKEEYVKKYYKASK; encoded by the coding sequence ATGAAACTTGACATACAATACAACACCATAGAAAGCGTTGCAGGCCCATTGGTAGTGGTAGGCAAGGTGAAGAGCGCGGCATACAACGAGATAGTAAGGATAAGGCTACCAACAGGGGAGGAGAGGCTCGGGCAGGTGCTGGAGACAAGCGACAGGAACGCCGTAGTGCAGGTGTTCGGCCCGACAAACGGGATAAACATAAACAGGACATCGGTGAGTTTCCTCGGGGAAACGTTCATGGTGAGGTCAAGCGAGGACATGCTAGGAAGGGTCTTTGACGGGCAGGGAAGGCCGAAGGACAACGCGGGGCTCATAACCAGCGGCGAGAGGAGGGACATAAACGGCGCGCCGATAAACCCAGCGTCAAGGGGGATGCCCAGCGACTTCATAGAGACAGGGATATCAACGATAGACGGGCTGAACACCCTTGTCAGGGGCCAGAAGCTCCCCATATTCTCAGGATCGGGATTGCCGCACAACGAGCTCACCGCGCAGATAACCAGGCAGGCGAAGGTCAAGGGCGCAAGCGAGAACTTCGCTGTTGTATTTGCAGGGATAGGCATAACCTACGACGATGCCGAATACTTCGTGACGGAATTCAGGAAGACCGGCGCGATAAAGAGGACCGTAGCTTTCATAAACCTTGCTGACGATCCCAGCATCGAGAGGATAATAACGCCGAGGCTGGCGCTGACAACTGCAGAGTACCTTGCATACGAAAGAGGAATGCACGTGCTCGTTATACTCAACGACATGACGAACTACGCCGAGGCGCTGCGAGAGCTCTCCAGCGCAAGAGAGGAAGTTCCCGGAAGAAGGGGATACCCGGGCTACATGTACACGGACTTCGCAGGTATATACGAAAGGGCTGGAATCCTCAAGGGCAAGAAGGGCAGCATAACCCAGCTCAACGTTGTCACGATGCCTAGCGACGACGTAACGCATCCGATACCGGACCTTACGGGCTACATAACAGAGGGCCAGATGTTCCTGAGCAGGGAGCTTGCCAACAAGGGCATATACCCGCCGATAAACCCGCTCGGATCGCTCTCCAGACTGATGAACAGCGGGATAGGCAAGGGCAAGACAAGAGAGGACCACAGGGGCGTGGCCGACCAGCTCTACGGCGCATATTCAAGGGCGCAGGACGCAAAGGCCCTGAGCTCGATAGTAGGAGTGGAGGCGCTCGGTGAGAGCGACAGGCTTTACCTAAACATCGGGAACGAGTTCGAGAACAGGTTCATAAGGCAGGGAGCATACGAGAGCAGGGACATAGAGACGACGCTTTCCATAGGGTGGAACTTGTTGTCCATGCTTCCGGACACAGAGCTAACAAGGATAAAGGAGGAATACGTAAAGAAATACTACAAGGCGAGCAAATGA
- a CDS encoding V-type ATP synthase subunit D — translation MISPTRMNLIIAKRRKAMAKKGYNVLKRKQEVLVMEFLRLLKQSRQDRSHMNLLVQRAYESVTMASAYVGDFELESASMHVPEAERIGVSLKGIMGVQIPEIIKITGEGKAEYNLMSTSIAVDDINESFNVALESIIGVAQRELGLKRLVLEVEKVKRRVNALDYRLIPDLEKRSRYISMRLEEIERDSFAALKHVKKRLEKAEQAKH, via the coding sequence ATGATAAGCCCGACGAGGATGAACCTCATAATAGCCAAGAGGCGAAAGGCCATGGCGAAGAAGGGCTACAACGTCCTGAAGAGGAAGCAGGAAGTGCTTGTCATGGAGTTCCTGAGGCTACTCAAGCAGTCGAGGCAGGACAGGAGCCACATGAACCTGCTGGTGCAGAGGGCATACGAATCGGTGACGATGGCGAGCGCCTATGTTGGCGACTTCGAGCTTGAATCAGCTTCGATGCACGTGCCTGAGGCCGAGAGGATAGGCGTGAGCCTGAAGGGCATAATGGGCGTGCAGATACCGGAGATAATAAAGATAACGGGGGAAGGAAAGGCCGAGTACAACCTCATGTCCACGAGCATAGCAGTTGATGACATAAACGAGTCGTTCAACGTTGCGCTCGAGAGCATAATAGGCGTTGCGCAGAGGGAGCTGGGGCTCAAGAGGCTCGTTCTGGAAGTGGAGAAGGTCAAGCGGAGGGTCAACGCGCTTGACTACAGGCTCATCCCCGATCTCGAGAAACGCTCAAGGTACATATCCATGAGGCTTGAGGAGATAGAGAGGGACAGCTTCGCCGCGCTGAAGCACGTCAAGAAAAGGCTGGAGAAGGCGGAGCAGGCAAAACATTAA